The following are from one region of the Haloactinomyces albus genome:
- a CDS encoding acyl-CoA dehydrogenase family protein, giving the protein MDIPPIPTGFDAAKLGEVLDGRWAEVRALVRDTLQDTELPPGNDLDVDSHRAWILDQMYRLADSGITQLGFPAEYGGKGDTGGSVVSLEMLAGNLSLMVKSGVQWGLFGGAVVALGTERHHDRYLEPIMSMDLPGCFAMTETGHGSDVQHLRTTATYDPGTEEFVVHTPHESARKDYIGNAAQHGRMAVVFAQLYTAGRDHRVQGHGVHALMVPIRDEDGHPLPGVRISDCGHKAGLNGVDNGRITFDRVRVPREALLNRYGDVEPDGTYRSPIDGESKRFFTMLGTLIRGRISVAGTAGSATKLALEIALRYGDTRRQFENPGTGDETPVLDYLGHQRKLLPALAKTFALHFAQEELVSTLHDVHGSDGRDERAQRELESRAAGLKAVSTWHATQTIQACREACGGAGYLSENQLPQLKADTDVFTTFEGDNTILLQLVAKGLLTHYKDQFDDLGTLGLARYVADQFFGTVIERTAARKLVQRLVDAAPGRDDEDVIFDRGWQLKMFEDREKHVLDALARRLRRATGDDADPFEVFNNAQDHVLRAARVHVDRVVLEAFVAGIERCGESTRTEDRSVAAVLERLCDLYVLSNIEADRGWFLEHERISSRRSKAITEAVNTLCRRIRPHAVDLVEAFGIPRQWLTAPIATGAETTRQENQRVHDRG; this is encoded by the coding sequence ATGGATATACCACCGATCCCGACAGGGTTCGACGCCGCGAAGCTCGGCGAGGTGCTGGACGGACGCTGGGCCGAGGTCCGAGCGCTGGTGCGCGACACCCTGCAGGACACGGAACTGCCACCCGGCAACGATCTGGACGTCGACAGCCATCGGGCATGGATCCTCGACCAGATGTACCGGCTGGCCGACAGCGGTATCACCCAGCTCGGTTTCCCGGCCGAGTACGGCGGCAAGGGCGACACCGGTGGCTCCGTGGTGTCGCTGGAAATGCTCGCCGGAAATCTCTCGCTGATGGTCAAGAGCGGTGTGCAGTGGGGCCTGTTCGGGGGTGCCGTGGTGGCTCTGGGTACCGAGCGGCATCACGACCGGTACCTCGAGCCGATCATGAGCATGGACCTGCCCGGCTGCTTCGCCATGACCGAGACCGGACACGGCTCGGACGTGCAGCACCTGCGCACCACGGCGACCTACGATCCCGGTACGGAGGAGTTCGTCGTCCACACGCCGCACGAGTCGGCGCGCAAGGACTACATCGGCAATGCCGCACAGCACGGCCGCATGGCCGTGGTGTTCGCGCAGCTGTACACAGCCGGGCGGGACCACCGGGTACAGGGCCACGGAGTGCACGCGCTGATGGTGCCGATCCGGGACGAGGACGGACATCCGCTGCCCGGCGTGCGAATCTCCGACTGTGGCCACAAGGCCGGACTCAATGGTGTGGACAACGGCCGCATCACCTTCGACCGGGTGCGGGTGCCGCGTGAGGCCCTGCTCAACCGCTACGGCGACGTCGAACCGGACGGGACCTACCGCAGCCCGATCGACGGAGAGAGCAAGCGGTTCTTCACCATGCTGGGCACGCTGATCCGGGGACGGATCTCCGTCGCCGGGACGGCGGGCAGCGCGACGAAGCTCGCGCTGGAGATCGCCCTGCGCTACGGCGACACGCGCAGGCAGTTCGAGAACCCGGGCACCGGCGACGAGACCCCTGTCCTCGACTACCTCGGTCACCAGCGGAAACTGCTGCCTGCGCTGGCGAAGACATTCGCTCTGCATTTTGCCCAGGAGGAGCTGGTCTCGACCCTGCACGATGTACACGGTTCCGATGGTCGGGACGAGCGCGCCCAGCGCGAGCTGGAGTCGCGGGCGGCCGGGCTCAAGGCGGTGTCCACCTGGCACGCCACGCAGACCATTCAGGCGTGCCGGGAAGCCTGCGGTGGTGCCGGCTACCTCTCGGAAAATCAGCTTCCGCAGCTCAAAGCCGATACCGACGTGTTCACCACCTTCGAGGGTGACAACACGATCCTGCTGCAGCTCGTCGCCAAGGGACTACTGACCCATTACAAGGATCAGTTCGACGATCTCGGTACCCTCGGGCTGGCGCGCTACGTCGCCGACCAGTTCTTCGGCACGGTCATCGAGCGGACCGCGGCACGGAAGCTGGTGCAGCGCTTGGTCGACGCCGCACCCGGCAGGGACGACGAGGACGTGATCTTCGACCGCGGTTGGCAGCTCAAGATGTTCGAGGACCGCGAGAAGCACGTCCTGGACGCCCTGGCGCGGCGCCTGCGCCGGGCCACCGGTGACGATGCGGACCCGTTCGAGGTGTTCAACAACGCGCAGGACCACGTGCTGCGCGCGGCGCGTGTGCACGTGGACCGTGTCGTGCTGGAAGCGTTCGTCGCAGGTATCGAGCGATGCGGCGAATCCACCCGCACAGAGGACCGATCCGTGGCGGCCGTGCTGGAGCGGCTGTGTGATCTGTACGTGCTCTCGAACATCGAGGCCGACCGCGGTTGGTTCCTCGAACACGAGCGGATCAGCAGTCGCCGATCCAAAGCCATCACCGAGGCGGTGAACACACTGTGCCGGCGGATCCGCCCGCACGCCGTCGATCTCGTGGAGGCATTCGGTATTCCGCGCCAGTGGCTGACGGCCCCGATCGCCACCGGTGCCGAAACCACACGCCAGGAAAACCAGCGGGTGCACGACCGTGGGTGA